The window GTCTTGTCTTCATTGTTAAGTACATTTACAGGTTAGGCCTGCTGTCTTTGGCCGAGTGTTAGTTTTATTAACAAGGATATTACAAACAAAATTTAGAAGGATTTGGAAGTTTTACACTACAAAATAATGGTAGTAGCATGTTTGGTGCTGAAAGGGTTCTGCTGCAGTGCAAGTTACTTGAGAGAAGAAATTGTTCAACTTAAATAAAATATGTTCATTGATCCAGTGGTAAGCTATTCCGAATTCATTTCATGATGTGGCTGCTCATGTCTGATTCTTGCTCATCTGGTGTTCATTTACACACTTGGTAATGATTCTGCAGTTCTTTTCCACACTTGGCCATGGTAATCAGGATTCACGGTTTCACTATTCTCAGTTCGTTTATGCCAGGCTTGGTCAAGACTATGCTACAAAATGGCCTGAAGTGGTGGCTCACTACTACTGTTATTTCCATGTTGTTCTTTTAAACTCCACTTCTCTGTTATAGGCACCTTTTTGTTAAACAACTCCACTTCTATGTTGTAGGTACCTTATAGGCAACGGATGCAGGGTAAAGAGAGTTGCCATACGTTTTTACGAGCAGAATTGTGGCATGCTTTGTTCAAGATCTGCTGCAGTCAGTAAATATTTGTATGGTCTGCAATTCTGCATACTACTAAAGGAGTTACAACTGAGCACTGTACTCGGAGAAAATTACCAAGGTATTTTCTGTACAAACTCGTCCAAGCTTTGTCTTGTTTTCACTAGCTACTTGATTCTTCTTGACAGAAAATTCTTACCCTGAACTAGGTTAGTTACATGTATGGACTAGACTAGACACTACAAAATTCTTACACTGAACTAGGCTTAGTAGTTACATGTATGGACTACACTCTCCAATTCAGATATTCGATTAGACCTCACGAAAGTATTTTCATACGCTTGTTCTTGAAAATGCTAAGAGGAAAAAAGAATTTATGTAGCACTCCGTACCCATGTGTTAACTCCTTTAAGGATCCTTTGCGTGTTTTACCGTGTGGAGATAAAGTCGTGCCACAATTTGGCTTGACGATTCAGTTCCGTGGAGCGCAATCGCAAGTAGCTGGCATTGGCAAGCAAGCAAGCAACGCAACTCCTTCTCGACAAATTTTCCTTGAATCGTTGCAAGCTGCATGGGTATGGGATACCAATCGAGGCTTGGTTGTTCTTGTGTTTAGTGATTTGACCATATGCGTGAATTTAGGGACCCAGTGTCGAACTATCTTGTTCGAGGCTTCATGCATATGGGATACCAATGTCAGGTCGAGGCTTCATTCATATGGGGTATCAATTTATTATGAGATGTTGGAAATTATGTGTGTTAATGATAATTGATTTTTTCTCACTAATGAGTTCATTGGGATTGGAATATTTGGATCAGAATATTTTCTGAATTGTGTGAAATGAATCGAGTTAAGTAGTTTCTGAGATCGAAATTTTTCCACTGGGCTCTTCGTTGTTAGacatatgcatgtgtatgtgtgttAAGAAGCCATACTGAACAATAATAATCCTGATCATTTATTGTCACGACCATGAAAAAATCAGGCAAGACATGAGCAATGTACTGTTTGGACAAAATGTGTTCCTTTTCCATCGTCAACTTATACACTTAGGATACTGGACTAAGTTCGGTTACAGGTTTGACTTTGATTTCTTAGGTTCCAGTTTGAATATTTGATCTATCATGGCATGTCATTGCTGACCTAACCATAAGATTGGCTTACAGGTTCTACTTCGTCCTGGCGCCACTCCCATCCTTGTCTGCCTCATGGTCGCGGTCCTAGCCGTGGATGATGCCATTGTGCCGTACTCCCTACTTACCCCTGCATGACAACCGCGCTACTATGCCGCTATGCAATCAGATGCTTGTCTCCGTCCTTGTCAGTCCACAGGCATTGCTCATATTTTTGTCCCTAAAAAATATTGGAGAGATATGCTAATTTCCTGAAGTTGAATGTTCTCTTTGAGCACCTCAGTGATTAAAGATTAGATGGATTTTCCCCTAGGTACATTGTCATGTAAGGAAATTTCCTCAAAGGTGTTTCAAATTAGTTTGCCGAATTGCTGATTGTACCGCTTGAATGCAGCTAGGAATATAGACCAAGTGATGATGGCTACCTTTTGGTTCTTATAATTGAGTCACAAGCACTTATATTGCATTGTTTTTATTATAGTTCACGAGGTTGACTAATTTGTGAGGCAGTGGCAGTGCAAACATCGTCATCTTTTTTTGGTTGACAGTACGAAATAGTGGCATCTTGATGTTGAAGCAAGATTGTTTGCAAGACAACATATGACACCATCTTCATTGCCCTTTTTCGTCTCAGGAATGAAGGTTTAATGGCTGGACTATCATGCTGTCTACTTGGTTTCAGCTGTACATATCTTAATACTTGACCTTCAGTGAGGACTCGTTTCTTAGGAGAAATAGTAGGAGAGCAACAATTGATTGGTAAGTCTTGCTTGCTATTAGTTGCATAATTAATATTGAAATTCGTTAGTTTGCTTCAAGGTTACAAAGCCAGCAATGAATGAGACTATCATTATTAGGATTGAAGGATGGTTCAATGTTGTTGATAGCAGTAAGAAACACTTGCAAATGTATGTCTCGTCTATTTAAATGTGTGCTCTAAAAATAAATGTACACAACTGTCACAATATTGTTTACTACAATATTTGAATTAGAAGTAGTAGTTTTATGTTTTTGTTTAGTTTTATAGTATCTCAGTTATGAAATAAATCCAAGCCTTCCTCCAAATAGGTTTTTTTGCCTTGATTTTTATAATTCAAATAATTTTCGTATTTTATAATATTCAAACAAAATGGTTTGTAGAGTCAATGTTCTCTGACTTAGGTAGCTTTAATTTAATGCACTGACGAAGCGTTTTACCTGAGACGAGTGCTGGGAGAGGCTGATTAGGATTGCAACGAGGGGGAGACGTCGATGCTGCCGCTGGCGACCGTTACCGCGACCATGGCTGTGGGAGTGAGGCGCCGGCGACCATGACATCGACCGTGTTGGCCCATGGTGTTTCTGACTTTCCACGCTCCGTTCCAGGTAGCTGCCATTCCGATTGATCCCCTCCAGGTGAGTGAGCAGCTTACACTCAACCGATGAAGGCATCCAAAGGTTCGACTAGGTGGGTAGGAACTCAGCTGGGCTCACTTCCATTTGCATTCTTGTCTGCAACATCGGATACTCCGGGAGGTTCATGCATGTTTGTTTTCTATATGTTTTTTCTCATAATGCAGGGCACAAAGATAGGTCTCCTTTTAGTTACCATAGATTTTAGTTTTTTTCTGCTTACTGTCTTCTCCACTTTCTTGTCAGATTAAGCAACTAACAAATGAATCTGTGCACATTTATACCATTTTTGCACTCATTTGTGGGGCCATCTATGTTGAGTATGTGTGTTCTGCTATTCTGCAACTTAAATCAATAGGTAGTGAGAAGATTCAATAGTTTGAGCCTCCTCCACTTCTTCTGTACAAGATTGGTCATTTTCCAAAGGGATGGAAGTAGCTGTTTAGAGGATCCACTCACATGAGGTACACCTCATAATTTTAATGTGAACTTAAATATTTTGTATAGCTATCCAAAATTTGTGGATGAACTGGGTCTTGTGTTGCTTAAAGAGTTTGGAGCTCGGACTAATGTTAGTATTCTTTGTCACATTGAACCCGGTATATCAAATGGTTATATGGTAGATTACAGAACAACATCAACACAGGCAACATTGATTAGGTTGGTGTGCATAAGATGGTCCTCAGTGAGGAAGTCCATGACAGCCTGCTAATCCTAGGCGTCAAGGCCGATCGAATCCGATCACGACAATCTCATTGTGTGTTAGATAAGGCAAGAGTTCCGCACTTGCTCCACTGCCACCATTGCCACTATTTGCCGCCGGCGCTTGATGCAGCGGAGTGTGTAAAAGGAGAATGTGAATAAGGAAGTGTGCACGGGAGTAGTCCGTACCTTTTTATCACAGCGAGGGAGTTAACCCACACTAGCTCCACGATCTGCTGACCAGCGGTTGCCTGGTTCGAGCCGATCAACAATTTCCATTGAGAGCGAGGTAGTGCAGGGCACCTCGTGGATGACCCTGTGTATGCTTCATAACCAAAACATAGTCTTCTTTTGGTTATCTGATTTTCTTCCATATTTGTCCCAATAAAATTTGGTCCCGTGGTAACTCACAGGCACATACCTCGACTATAATTATTTCAAAAAAAGAGACAAAATATCACATAATA of the Triticum urartu cultivar G1812 unplaced genomic scaffold, Tu2.1 TuUngrouped_contig_4250, whole genome shotgun sequence genome contains:
- the LOC125527560 gene encoding uncharacterized protein LOC125527560 isoform X1, whose amino-acid sequence is MNWASCCLFFLWVLFVRVDGVLLWHRHNSGRVPTLQYIYSSFPHLAMVIRIHGFTILSSFMPGLVKTMLQNGLKWWLTTTVISMYLIGNGCRVKRVAIRFYEQNCGMLCSRSAAVSKYLYGLQFCILLKELQLSTVLGENYQGSTSSWRHSHPCLPHGRGPSRG
- the LOC125527560 gene encoding uncharacterized protein LOC125527560 isoform X2 gives rise to the protein MNWASCCLFFLWVLFVRVDGVLLWHRHNSGRVPTLQYIYSSFPHLAMVIRIHGFTILSSFMPGLVKTMLQNGLKWYLIGNGCRVKRVAIRFYEQNCGMLCSRSAAVSKYLYGLQFCILLKELQLSTVLGENYQGSTSSWRHSHPCLPHGRGPSRG
- the LOC125527560 gene encoding uncharacterized protein LOC125527560 isoform X4; translation: MNWASCCLFFLWVLFVRVDGVLLWHRHNSGRVPTLQYIYRYLIGNGCRVKRVAIRFYEQNCGMLCSRSAAVSKYLYGLQFCILLKELQLSTVLGENYQGSTSSWRHSHPCLPHGRGPSRG
- the LOC125527560 gene encoding uncharacterized protein LOC125527560 isoform X3, which gives rise to MNWASCCLFFLWVLFVRVDGVLLWHRHNSGRVPTLQYIYSSFPHLAMVIRIHGFTILSSFMPGLVKTMLQNGLKWWLTTTVISMYLIGNGCRVKRVAIRFYEQNCGMLCSRSAAVSKYLYGLQFCILLKELQLSTVLGENYQGMKV